The Deltaproteobacteria bacterium CG2_30_66_27 genome has a segment encoding these proteins:
- a CDS encoding cell filamentation protein Fic, whose amino-acid sequence MNFDDSDGATPLDPNEIEGLRLVHIATRAELDRWEQDNIMVGEAWAFARKQKDLLSDGFIRRLHKRMFGAVWRWAGQSRKSDKNIGGPWWKIQTELEKLCEDVTVWIESGGYPPDEIAARFHHRLVAIHLFPNGNGRHARTMTDLLLVQRLGQPRFSWGGGNLTDAGECRRRYIDALRAADRSDYQPLMDFVRT is encoded by the coding sequence GAACTTCGATGATTCGGACGGCGCGACGCCGCTCGATCCGAACGAGATCGAAGGGCTTCGGCTCGTTCATATCGCGACACGAGCCGAACTGGACCGTTGGGAGCAGGACAACATCATGGTGGGGGAAGCGTGGGCGTTTGCGCGTAAGCAAAAGGACCTCCTCAGCGATGGATTCATCCGTCGCCTTCACAAGCGGATGTTCGGCGCCGTGTGGCGATGGGCGGGTCAGTCCCGCAAGAGCGACAAGAATATCGGCGGGCCCTGGTGGAAGATCCAGACCGAACTGGAGAAGCTATGCGAGGACGTTACAGTCTGGATCGAATCGGGAGGCTATCCTCCGGACGAGATCGCCGCCCGATTCCATCATCGCCTGGTGGCGATTCACCTGTTTCCCAACGGCAACGGGCGCCATGCCCGGACGATGACCGACCTGTTGCTCGTTCAGCGGTTGGGACAGCCGAGGTTTTCCTGGGGCGGCGGGAATCTGACCGATGCCGGGGAATGTCGAAGGCGGTATATCGATGCACTGCGGGCGGCAGATCGATCTGATTATCAACCGCTGATGGATTTCGTGCGAACATAG